One stretch of Francisella sp. LA112445 DNA includes these proteins:
- a CDS encoding inositol monophosphatase family protein has protein sequence MKPILNVVTTIARKAGKIILQAQNDPSTIKISKKPDNSVVSNVDVAVENFIIDNIKKSGFSDYFITEENGEFGNKDSRFTWIIDPIDGTSNFVHGLPHCCISIGVKKDDDIVLGVIYNPFLDLMFCAYKGEGALLNGKKIRVAQSQDLTDTLISASLKYSRGIFNDSYVAEIIKLQQVISGYRYSGSIAMDMAYLAAGYIDGLWACGNVKIWDLAAGYIIMKEAGAIVTDIHGTNNLNSGLIVAGNKKVQPKLIKLLAKHIKQ, from the coding sequence ATGAAACCCATTCTTAATGTTGTAACAACTATAGCTAGAAAAGCTGGAAAAATCATCCTTCAAGCACAAAATGATCCAAGTACCATAAAAATTTCCAAGAAACCTGATAACTCTGTTGTATCTAACGTTGATGTTGCAGTTGAAAACTTTATCATTGATAATATTAAAAAATCTGGTTTTAGTGATTATTTCATAACTGAAGAAAATGGCGAATTTGGTAACAAAGATAGTCGTTTTACTTGGATTATAGATCCAATTGATGGGACTAGCAATTTTGTACATGGATTACCGCACTGCTGTATTTCTATAGGTGTAAAAAAGGATGATGATATTGTTCTTGGTGTTATCTATAACCCATTCTTAGATCTAATGTTCTGTGCTTATAAAGGCGAAGGTGCCCTTTTAAATGGTAAAAAGATTCGTGTAGCACAAAGCCAAGACTTAACTGATACTCTTATCTCAGCATCTCTTAAATACTCACGTGGAATATTTAATGATAGCTATGTTGCTGAAATTATAAAACTACAACAAGTAATTTCTGGATATAGATACTCAGGTAGTATTGCTATGGATATGGCGTACTTAGCTGCTGGTTATATTGATGGTTTATGGGCTTGTGGTAATGTAAAAATCTGGGATCTAGCTGCTGGTTATATAATCATGAAAGAAGCTGGTGCTATTGTTACAGATATCCATGGTACAAACAATCTAAACTCTGGATTAATAGTTGCTGGTAATAAAAAAGTTCAACCTAAACTTATCAAACTGTTAGCAAAACATATTAAACAATAA
- a CDS encoding DUF2520 domain-containing protein: MQQVPKYVIVGDGNVASHICYYFECLKLDFKQWSRKEDIYRLNNLLDKATHVLVLIKDDQIEGFIENNLSNRLDSLIIVHFSGALNIENAIGAHPLQSFPDKCLYTLEVYKSVPFIIDNKDIKFSKVLPGLPNPSFSIGKEEKPYYHAMCVLANNVTALIWKKFCTEMESRFNINKTHLIPYLDNTFKNIKQDHHAISGPISRGDNVTLQKDLEALSNDDFYNFFNAIVNQFTTKDKI, from the coding sequence ATGCAACAGGTACCTAAGTATGTAATTGTCGGCGACGGCAATGTAGCATCTCATATATGCTACTATTTCGAATGTTTAAAACTAGATTTTAAACAATGGTCTCGTAAAGAAGATATATATAGATTAAATAATCTACTCGATAAAGCTACTCATGTTTTAGTTTTAATTAAAGATGATCAAATAGAGGGTTTCATAGAGAATAACCTTTCTAACAGGTTAGACTCTTTAATTATCGTCCATTTCTCTGGCGCGCTAAACATTGAGAATGCAATTGGTGCTCATCCACTACAGAGCTTTCCTGATAAATGCTTATACACACTAGAAGTATATAAATCTGTCCCATTCATTATAGATAATAAAGATATAAAATTTAGTAAAGTTTTACCTGGACTACCTAATCCTTCTTTCTCTATAGGTAAAGAAGAAAAACCTTATTATCATGCAATGTGTGTTCTAGCGAATAATGTTACAGCTTTAATCTGGAAAAAGTTTTGTACTGAAATGGAGTCTCGCTTCAACATTAACAAAACTCATCTAATTCCTTACTTAGATAACACATTTAAAAACATCAAGCAGGATCATCATGCCATATCTGGACCAATTTCAAGAGGAGATAATGTAACTTTACAAAAAGATCTTGAAGCTTTATCAAACGATGATTTTTATAACTTTTTTAACGCTATTGTTAATCAATTTACAACTAAGGATAAAATATGA
- the panB gene encoding 3-methyl-2-oxobutanoate hydroxymethyltransferase yields MKSILDFKKAKANQQKISMLTCYDYTFANIINNTDVDCILVGDSGSMVLLGKENTTHATLADMQFMTKAVAQGAKDKLIIADLPFLSYRQSLETTMQSVATLIQAGAQAVKLEGATGNLDTIRHIVDSGVPVMGHIGLTPQFINGLGGFKVQGKTEAAAIKLLNEAKQLEEAGCFSIVLECIPTKVAKKITQTLNIPTIGIGASSNTDGQVIVLQDMLGMNNDFQPKFVKKYIDASQAFNKAINSYVEETKAGIFPSKEHTYDYS; encoded by the coding sequence ATGAAATCAATTTTAGACTTCAAAAAAGCCAAAGCTAATCAGCAAAAAATATCTATGCTTACATGCTATGACTATACTTTTGCGAATATTATCAACAATACTGATGTTGATTGTATTCTTGTTGGTGATAGTGGCAGTATGGTCTTACTCGGTAAAGAAAATACAACTCATGCCACTTTAGCTGACATGCAGTTTATGACAAAAGCAGTAGCTCAAGGAGCAAAAGATAAATTAATAATTGCTGATTTACCTTTCTTAAGCTATCGCCAATCACTTGAAACAACAATGCAATCTGTAGCGACCCTTATACAAGCTGGTGCTCAAGCAGTCAAATTAGAGGGTGCGACTGGTAATTTAGATACTATAAGACATATTGTTGATTCTGGTGTTCCTGTAATGGGTCATATTGGCTTAACTCCACAATTCATAAATGGTTTAGGTGGATTTAAAGTCCAAGGTAAAACTGAAGCTGCTGCTATAAAACTACTAAATGAGGCAAAGCAGCTAGAAGAAGCTGGTTGCTTTTCAATAGTATTAGAATGTATTCCTACTAAAGTTGCTAAGAAAATAACACAAACTTTAAATATCCCAACAATAGGCATAGGAGCTAGTTCAAATACCGATGGTCAAGTTATTGTCTTACAAGATATGTTAGGGATGAATAATGATTTTCAACCTAAATTTGTAAAGAAATATATAGATGCATCTCAAGCTTTTAATAAAGCGATTAACTCTTATGTTGAAGAAACAAAAGCAGGTATTTTCCCAAGTAAGGAGCACACTTATGATTATAGCTAA
- the panD gene encoding aspartate 1-decarboxylase, which translates to MLISMLKSKISYATVTGKDLFYVGSITIDSEIMKQANIVENEKVQVVNLNNGERLETYVIKGQANSKTIALNGPAARKCEIGDQLFIISYAQIDPSKEILEPKLVDLKHGE; encoded by the coding sequence ATGCTAATTTCAATGTTAAAATCAAAAATCTCATATGCTACAGTAACAGGTAAAGATTTATTTTATGTTGGAAGCATAACTATAGATAGTGAAATAATGAAGCAAGCTAATATCGTAGAAAATGAGAAGGTTCAGGTAGTGAATCTAAATAATGGTGAACGCCTAGAAACATATGTAATAAAAGGACAAGCTAATAGTAAAACTATAGCTCTTAACGGCCCTGCTGCTAGAAAATGCGAAATAGGAGATCAACTTTTTATAATCTCATATGCACAGATTGACCCTAGCAAAGAAATACTTGAGCCGAAGCTAGTGGATCTAAAACACGGAGAATAA
- a CDS encoding YeiH family protein has product MKNYFKQNMILGVLLVAVLAGIAYFIAKIPVIEDLGISPLIIGIVLGMALTHTPAAKIIHKWKEGIVFSAKKILRFAIIFYGFNLTFQLIASVGLAGLSVSIIMLVSTLILGIVLGTRVFGLDRDSSILVAAGSAVCGAAAVLATEGTLKSEPYKAAMAVGTVVLFGTTAMFLYPILMKAGLLGHMSDTQYGIFAGGSIHEVAQVVAAGSGVSAHAEEVAVTVKMIRVMMLAPMLIVIGIWLAKSAAKATGKIGTKPEKGSIKKIIPWFAIGFIIVAGFNSLDLLPVATVSSIRLADQFLLAMAMTALGLETNVSKFIQAGIKPLVLALILFAWLFFGGIAITYGITSII; this is encoded by the coding sequence ATGAAAAACTACTTTAAACAAAATATGATCCTTGGTGTGCTTTTAGTAGCGGTACTTGCTGGTATAGCATACTTTATTGCTAAAATCCCTGTGATTGAAGATCTTGGGATTAGTCCTTTAATTATAGGTATTGTTTTAGGTATGGCTCTGACACATACTCCAGCTGCTAAAATAATACATAAATGGAAAGAAGGTATTGTTTTTAGTGCCAAAAAGATACTTAGATTTGCAATTATCTTTTATGGCTTTAACTTAACTTTTCAACTTATAGCATCAGTTGGTTTAGCTGGCTTATCTGTTTCAATAATCATGCTAGTTTCTACATTAATATTAGGTATTGTTTTAGGTACTAGGGTCTTTGGTTTAGATAGAGATAGCTCTATCTTAGTTGCAGCTGGTAGTGCTGTATGTGGTGCTGCTGCCGTATTAGCAACTGAAGGCACACTAAAATCAGAACCATATAAAGCCGCTATGGCTGTAGGTACCGTTGTACTATTTGGTACAACTGCAATGTTTCTATACCCTATTTTAATGAAAGCCGGTCTTTTAGGTCATATGAGTGATACTCAATATGGTATCTTTGCTGGAGGCTCTATACACGAAGTTGCCCAAGTTGTAGCTGCTGGTAGCGGTGTAAGTGCTCATGCTGAGGAAGTTGCTGTAACTGTTAAAATGATACGTGTTATGATGCTAGCTCCAATGCTAATTGTTATAGGAATATGGTTAGCAAAATCTGCTGCTAAAGCCACTGGTAAAATTGGTACTAAACCAGAAAAAGGATCTATCAAAAAAATAATTCCGTGGTTTGCTATAGGATTTATCATTGTTGCTGGATTTAACTCTCTAGATTTATTACCAGTAGCAACTGTAAGTAGTATTAGACTAGCTGACCAATTTTTATTAGCTATGGCAATGACAGCTCTAGGATTAGAAACAAATGTATCTAAATTTATCCAAGCTGGAATCAAACCTTTAGTATTAGCTCTAATACTATTTGCATGGTTATTCTTTGGTGGTATAGCTATAACATATGGTATAACTAGCATAATATAA
- the rsmB gene encoding 16S rRNA (cytosine(967)-C(5))-methyltransferase RsmB produces MNTRAIAAKVILDILDKQYSLLTIEHKLSNLDISDQDKSFVKLLCYEFFRNYFSLEKILKPYISEKTKQKAKILIMLGILQIFEINQPHYASINETVAACQKLKIVWAKKLVNGVLRKILRNIDSLTEEYNNHKKYDMPEWLINILKQQYPNSYLDIIQASNSKADMFVRLNGSKDPTEVLEYFNKNDIPYESQNELRNSIKLKKPIAVENNSLFQKGYFTVQDLSAQYAGWVINPQNEDKILDACAAPGGKTSHILELAPKANITAIDIIDRRLELLKENLNRISQNNNVKVIKQDLTKTFEGKFNKIILDVPCTALGTIRRNPDIKLLRNKSDVNDITKLQAQILQNLWDNNLEENGLLLYVTCSILEQENQDQIKSFLAKNSNASIANIDILNAYKTKYGYQILPDIQKGDGFYYCLIIKASSF; encoded by the coding sequence ATGAATACTCGAGCTATAGCAGCTAAAGTTATCTTAGATATTCTAGATAAGCAATATTCTCTTTTAACTATCGAACATAAGCTTTCAAACTTAGATATCTCTGATCAAGATAAATCTTTTGTTAAGCTTTTATGCTATGAATTCTTTAGAAACTACTTTTCTTTAGAGAAGATTCTAAAACCATATATTTCAGAGAAAACAAAACAAAAAGCTAAGATTTTAATAATGCTTGGGATTCTGCAGATTTTTGAAATTAATCAACCTCATTATGCAAGCATTAATGAAACAGTTGCAGCATGTCAAAAGCTAAAGATAGTTTGGGCAAAAAAATTAGTCAATGGTGTTCTTAGAAAAATCCTTAGAAATATAGATAGTCTAACTGAAGAATATAATAACCATAAGAAATATGATATGCCTGAATGGCTGATTAATATACTAAAACAACAGTATCCTAATAGCTATCTAGATATTATACAAGCTAGTAACTCAAAAGCAGATATGTTTGTGCGTTTAAATGGCTCAAAAGACCCTACTGAAGTCTTAGAATATTTTAATAAAAATGATATCCCTTATGAGTCACAAAATGAGCTTAGAAACTCAATAAAACTTAAAAAGCCAATTGCTGTAGAAAACAATAGCCTTTTTCAAAAAGGTTATTTTACGGTACAAGATTTATCTGCTCAATATGCAGGTTGGGTAATTAATCCTCAAAATGAAGATAAAATCCTAGATGCATGTGCTGCTCCTGGAGGCAAAACTTCACATATTTTGGAGCTGGCTCCCAAAGCAAATATTACAGCCATAGATATTATAGATAGACGCCTAGAACTTCTAAAAGAAAACCTAAATAGAATATCTCAGAATAATAACGTAAAAGTTATTAAACAAGATCTTACGAAAACATTTGAAGGTAAGTTTAATAAAATAATCCTTGATGTTCCTTGTACAGCTTTAGGAACTATACGAAGAAATCCAGATATCAAGTTATTACGTAATAAGAGTGATGTAAATGATATTACAAAGTTACAAGCACAAATTTTACAAAACCTGTGGGATAATAACTTAGAAGAAAATGGCTTACTTCTCTATGTAACTTGCTCAATTTTAGAGCAAGAAAATCAAGATCAAATAAAGAGTTTCTTAGCAAAAAATAGTAATGCAAGCATAGCTAATATTGATATTTTAAATGCATACAAAACTAAATATGGTTATCAAATATTACCAGATATTCAAAAAGGTGATGGATTTTATTATTGTTTGATTATAAAGGCTTCTTCTTTTTAG
- the tsgA gene encoding MFS transporter TsgA, with translation MENTVENTTSFKNKLLITLICYLCYFYTANVVLVTGSVMQPLSKYFHDSNIGFAFTFINVAMWFAILVIGFLMTKFSIKLLLIAAVAIGVLSSLVTSILPSMFTLKILLTSVGITGGLFMAIGSYMIVRIYNDHKVRAMNVIFTDFFFSFGGALTPIFAAYLITQNFQWYTIYLILQVTAIIILILSAFADFTILNRHKVVETTKSSLSFSTWNFSLYCIAFAAFLFLLAQLTMTSYAQTYFQEILGWGTIDANKPLSYFWMAQCIGLFISPLITRVVPLKYILPTFMLVGLVALSCILYIPNMDIVLKSAIVFGLFNCYIYAGLLAYGTFQIENAPPTLITTILLFGTTGTALSTTTGAFINKYFGLTSVMHAVVAFYVLSFILVILAVIFSKEQKKDI, from the coding sequence ATGGAAAACACAGTAGAAAATACAACATCTTTTAAAAATAAACTCTTAATAACATTAATTTGCTATCTTTGTTACTTTTATACGGCTAACGTTGTTCTAGTAACTGGATCTGTTATGCAACCTCTATCTAAGTACTTTCATGATAGCAATATAGGTTTTGCATTTACATTTATCAATGTAGCTATGTGGTTTGCTATATTAGTAATTGGCTTTTTAATGACTAAATTTTCAATAAAACTATTACTAATAGCAGCTGTTGCAATTGGTGTTTTATCGTCATTGGTTACAAGCATACTACCCTCAATGTTTACATTAAAGATACTTTTAACTAGTGTAGGTATAACTGGAGGTTTATTTATGGCTATTGGTAGTTATATGATTGTGCGAATCTATAATGACCATAAAGTAAGAGCCATGAATGTAATCTTTACAGACTTCTTCTTTAGCTTTGGTGGTGCTTTAACGCCAATTTTTGCAGCATATTTAATAACACAAAACTTCCAATGGTATACGATATATCTAATTTTACAAGTCACTGCAATTATTATATTAATACTCTCAGCTTTTGCTGACTTTACAATATTAAATAGACATAAAGTAGTCGAAACTACTAAATCAAGCTTAAGCTTCTCAACATGGAATTTTAGTCTATATTGTATAGCTTTTGCAGCATTTTTATTTTTACTAGCACAGTTAACTATGACTAGCTATGCTCAAACTTATTTCCAAGAAATATTAGGCTGGGGAACTATTGATGCAAACAAACCATTATCATATTTCTGGATGGCACAATGTATTGGCTTATTTATAAGCCCTCTAATAACAAGAGTCGTCCCTCTAAAATATATCTTACCAACATTTATGCTTGTTGGATTAGTTGCTTTGTCTTGTATCCTTTACATACCAAATATGGATATCGTATTAAAGTCTGCGATAGTTTTTGGGTTATTTAATTGTTATATTTATGCAGGATTATTAGCTTATGGAACTTTCCAAATAGAAAATGCTCCACCAACACTAATAACTACTATCCTACTTTTTGGTACAACGGGTACTGCTCTTTCAACAACTACAGGTGCTTTTATTAATAAATACTTTGGTCTAACAAGTGTAATGCATGCTGTAGTAGCTTTCTATGTGTTATCTTTTATACTTGTTATATTAGCTGTTATTTTTTCTAAAGAGCAGAAAAAAGATATCTAA
- the ligA gene encoding NAD-dependent DNA ligase LigA yields the protein MNVNDFLSLNYSDLSQAELKVNIDKLADFLNHQSYLYHTLDKPIISDSDYDKLFKLLQDLVDENPQLKPVNSVLDRVGGEVLAGFETIKHKKKMTSLANVFSLDELKDFYEKIEYDVELECEPKMDGLAISIFYKNGEFDYAVTRGDGIQGEKVSENVKTIRNIPLKLNTANPPEELEVRGEIILDKQSFLALNEYMQANENKTFANPRNAAAGSIRMLDSRVVAKRPLKLYSYGIGYFSKDFIHPETQFDLMNQLKDFGFTISDNMFLAKNFAELEDYHNKMSHQRADLAYDIDGLVFKVNNIKLQDAIGYTARGPKWAIAYKFPAEEVESEILNVEFQVGRTGAITPVARLKPVAVGGVIVSNATLHNINEIRRKDIRVGDRVIVRRAGDVIPEIVKSLAQYRKSAAKIVEMPSYCPVCDSSIENINDQAIYRCTGGWHCQAQTTERLKHFVSRKAMDIDKLGAKLIEQLVAANLIKYPADIYKLSFEQLINLERMGTKSSQNVLDSITKSKAPSLARFIFSIGIKDIGEVSSEALANHFGSLDNFKKATIEELIEINDIGEIMANNIVSFWQDSLNVNIVDDLLSVRIDIQNPEKVELETNDNFAGKTVVITGTFENYNRTELTQLLKSVGAKVTSSVSKKTDMVIYGDNAGSKLTKAQDLGVDVINEEQLKDLL from the coding sequence ATGAATGTTAATGATTTTCTTTCTCTAAACTATAGTGATCTTAGTCAAGCAGAGTTAAAAGTAAATATTGATAAGCTAGCAGATTTTCTTAATCATCAAAGCTATCTGTATCATACCTTAGATAAGCCAATAATTTCTGATTCTGACTATGACAAGCTTTTTAAATTGCTTCAAGATTTAGTTGATGAGAATCCTCAGCTCAAACCTGTAAACTCAGTACTTGATCGAGTTGGTGGAGAGGTGCTAGCAGGCTTTGAAACTATTAAGCATAAAAAGAAAATGACTTCTTTAGCTAATGTTTTTAGTCTTGATGAGCTTAAAGATTTCTATGAGAAAATTGAATATGATGTTGAGCTTGAGTGTGAGCCTAAAATGGATGGCCTAGCTATTAGCATTTTCTATAAAAATGGTGAGTTTGACTATGCTGTGACACGTGGTGATGGTATTCAAGGTGAAAAGGTTTCTGAGAATGTTAAGACTATTAGAAATATCCCACTTAAATTAAATACAGCAAATCCGCCTGAAGAGTTAGAGGTTCGTGGTGAGATTATTTTAGATAAGCAAAGTTTTTTAGCTCTTAATGAGTATATGCAGGCTAATGAAAATAAAACTTTTGCAAATCCACGTAATGCAGCAGCTGGAAGTATCCGGATGTTGGATTCAAGAGTTGTAGCAAAGCGACCGTTAAAACTATACAGCTATGGTATAGGCTATTTTTCAAAAGACTTTATCCATCCAGAAACACAGTTTGATTTGATGAATCAGTTAAAGGATTTTGGCTTTACTATCAGTGATAATATGTTTTTAGCAAAAAATTTTGCGGAGCTTGAAGATTACCATAATAAAATGAGTCATCAACGTGCTGATTTGGCATATGATATTGATGGTTTGGTTTTTAAAGTAAATAATATTAAATTGCAAGATGCTATTGGTTATACCGCGAGAGGTCCTAAGTGGGCTATTGCTTATAAATTTCCAGCAGAAGAGGTTGAGTCTGAGATTTTAAATGTCGAGTTTCAAGTTGGTAGGACAGGTGCTATTACTCCTGTAGCTAGGCTTAAACCAGTTGCTGTCGGTGGTGTGATAGTTTCAAATGCTACATTACACAATATCAATGAAATTAGACGTAAAGATATTCGAGTAGGTGATAGGGTGATAGTGCGTAGAGCTGGTGATGTTATTCCCGAGATTGTTAAATCATTAGCGCAATATCGTAAATCAGCTGCTAAAATAGTCGAAATGCCATCATATTGTCCAGTTTGTGACTCATCTATTGAGAATATCAATGATCAAGCTATTTATCGTTGTACTGGGGGGTGGCACTGTCAAGCACAGACTACAGAGCGTTTAAAACACTTTGTATCACGTAAAGCTATGGATATTGATAAGCTAGGTGCAAAGCTGATCGAGCAATTAGTTGCTGCAAATTTGATTAAATATCCTGCGGATATATATAAGCTTAGTTTTGAACAACTAATTAACTTAGAAAGAATGGGAACTAAATCATCACAGAATGTTTTAGATTCTATTACTAAAAGTAAGGCTCCAAGCCTAGCAAGATTTATTTTCTCTATAGGAATTAAAGATATTGGTGAAGTTTCATCAGAAGCACTGGCAAATCATTTTGGTAGTTTAGATAACTTCAAAAAAGCAACTATTGAGGAACTTATTGAAATTAACGATATTGGTGAGATTATGGCTAATAATATCGTTTCCTTTTGGCAAGATTCACTAAATGTAAATATCGTTGATGATCTTCTAAGTGTTCGAATTGATATACAAAATCCTGAGAAAGTCGAGTTAGAAACTAATGATAATTTTGCAGGTAAAACTGTAGTTATTACAGGTACTTTTGAAAATTATAATCGTACCGAACTTACTCAGCTTCTAAAGTCAGTTGGCGCAAAGGTTACTTCAAGCGTTTCTAAAAAGACTGATATGGTTATCTATGGAGATAATGCTGGTAGCAAACTTACAAAAGCACAAGATTTAGGTGTTGATGTTATAAATGAAGAACAATTAAAAGATCTATTATGA
- a CDS encoding GNAT family N-acetyltransferase, whose product MQIRKATSKDFKDMLIIWEECISKTCQFLTTSEINKEMEALEAKYFKDPNVKSFVQVIDDEIVGFSCIRDTELLFTPIDPRYFGKGIGENVVKYLFEKYEIDTAYVYSNDIHSLAFYTALGFVIDDKIEDIFFDNGYQLNRLKLTVSPKEAAAKIAAKKKKPL is encoded by the coding sequence ATGCAAATAAGAAAGGCAACCTCAAAAGACTTTAAGGATATGTTAATTATATGGGAAGAGTGCATATCTAAAACTTGTCAGTTTCTTACAACAAGTGAGATCAATAAAGAGATGGAAGCTTTAGAAGCAAAGTATTTTAAAGATCCTAATGTTAAGTCTTTTGTGCAAGTTATAGATGATGAGATTGTTGGATTCTCATGTATTCGTGATACAGAACTTCTTTTTACTCCGATAGATCCTAGATACTTTGGTAAAGGTATTGGTGAAAATGTAGTTAAGTACCTGTTTGAGAAGTATGAGATAGATACTGCTTATGTATATTCAAATGACATACATTCTTTAGCATTTTATACAGCATTAGGTTTTGTTATTGATGATAAGATAGAAGATATCTTCTTTGATAATGGCTACCAATTAAATAGGTTAAAATTAACTGTGTCACCTAAAGAAGCAGCAGCTAAAATAGCAGCTAAAAAGAAGAAGCCTTTATAA
- a CDS encoding YiiX/YebB-like N1pC/P60 family cysteine hydrolase, translated as MNVQNLKKGDVLFICDSSEKNISGLSKGYAQYSYYHCALYIGAGKIIEAVDTKGVIKADISKYSDKRVLVARVNKDQNFLDQVVLQAQQFISFSYNDLFLPNMKGKLYCSELIHEAFNLASKQKYFTQHKLNYISESDSSVSQYWIEFYAQHGLKVPQGLSGSHPNNLSLDEKFYKRFFLEDIFINDYN; from the coding sequence ATGAATGTTCAAAATCTAAAGAAAGGTGATGTGCTATTTATTTGTGATAGCTCTGAAAAGAATATATCTGGATTATCAAAAGGATATGCTCAATATAGCTATTATCATTGTGCTTTGTATATAGGCGCTGGGAAAATTATTGAAGCTGTTGATACTAAAGGAGTTATCAAAGCTGACATATCTAAATACTCTGATAAGAGGGTTTTAGTTGCTCGGGTTAATAAAGATCAAAACTTTTTAGATCAAGTTGTTTTACAGGCACAGCAGTTTATTAGCTTTAGTTATAATGATCTATTCTTACCTAATATGAAAGGTAAACTTTATTGTTCAGAGTTAATTCATGAAGCCTTTAATTTAGCAAGTAAGCAAAAATACTTTACGCAGCATAAACTTAATTATATTTCTGAAAGTGACTCTAGTGTTTCACAGTATTGGATAGAGTTTTATGCTCAGCATGGTCTTAAAGTTCCTCAAGGATTATCAGGCTCGCATCCAAATAATTTATCTTTAGATGAAAAGTTTTATAAGCGATTCTTTTTAGAAGATATTTTTATAAATGATTATAATTGA
- the panC gene encoding pantoate--beta-alanine ligase, whose protein sequence is MIIANNIENFQLVRSSFGGEKKIGFVPTMGTLHSGHISLIKKAQAENDLVIVSIFVNPTQFNNEYDFQTYPNNLEQDIKTLESLEVDILFNPNQDDIYPDGDSLKILPNIEIANILEGKARPGHFSGMLTVVLKLLQITRPNNLYLGEKDYQQLALIRQLVKDFFIDTKVIGCPTVRENFGLPLSSRNKNLSISDIEITKEVYNILKQDDFSNLEDLSKKIEATGAKSEYIKEIDKRIFLAFYVSKVRLIDNFLKETGPSC, encoded by the coding sequence ATGATTATAGCTAATAACATTGAAAACTTTCAGTTAGTAAGGTCTAGCTTTGGAGGAGAGAAAAAAATTGGTTTTGTCCCTACAATGGGAACTTTACATAGTGGTCATATTAGCTTAATCAAGAAAGCTCAAGCAGAAAATGATTTAGTTATAGTTAGTATTTTTGTAAATCCGACACAATTTAATAATGAGTATGATTTTCAAACTTACCCTAATAATTTAGAGCAAGATATAAAAACATTAGAATCACTAGAGGTAGATATATTATTTAATCCGAATCAAGATGATATCTATCCAGATGGCGATTCTCTTAAGATACTACCTAATATCGAAATAGCTAATATACTAGAAGGAAAAGCACGACCTGGACACTTTAGTGGCATGCTAACCGTAGTTCTAAAGCTTTTACAAATAACTAGACCGAATAATTTATATCTAGGTGAAAAAGATTATCAGCAACTAGCTTTAATTAGGCAACTTGTAAAAGATTTTTTCATTGATACTAAAGTAATTGGTTGTCCAACAGTTAGAGAAAACTTTGGACTACCTCTTAGCTCAAGAAACAAAAATCTATCAATCTCTGATATCGAGATTACTAAAGAGGTCTATAACATTCTAAAACAAGATGATTTTTCTAACTTAGAAGATCTCAGTAAGAAAATTGAAGCTACAGGAGCAAAATCGGAATATATAAAAGAAATAGATAAAAGAATATTTTTGGCATTTTATGTCAGTAAAGTACGTTTAATTGATAATTTTTTAAAGGAGACAGGTCCATCATGCTAA